The Plasmodium berghei ANKA genome assembly, chromosome: 12 region AAATATATGCTTATTTTATGGACAacatgatatatttttaaattaaaacagaaataaataaaagaaagaaatattattttgctCCCTTTGTTATGAAAAccacaaaatattaaaaaaacaaaatatttttaatttaaaaaaaaaaactctcatatatattatgttttcTTGTATATCATCATGctgtatatgcatatgcCCATTAAAGcacatatacataataacaatataaaaaactgtaaataaaatatcattaCAAAATGGTAatacaataatattttttcccattatcatatattttttactttgatattttaaagCTTGATGGATCATGatgcataataataatattcacATAATAGTATGCcatcattaatattaattattatatatttgaattgcatatatattaaatataatataaataatatatatcattttttcattatacatatttatttaaataataagcataaacatttttataggAATTGACATTGtgtatatatcatattagaaatataattttctcgCGCACTTTTGGGTATTCGTTTATACAATGCAtggttttaaaaaatggtatcaatatattatatatatgttttacgAATAACGATAAAGCGATTTAGGATTTTaacgtttttttttctttctatacttatatattattgtacgtattaataatgcatttatgtcgataaataaataaaataagttgtataatataaaaaaagtattaatgccaataaataacaaaataaatatcaaaatatttatagcTTTAGGTTTCTTTTAAGCGATTCCTGCACAAAAGACTAATTAAAgcaattaaatattattgaaTATGTAATTTTATTGAGTATTGGTAAGTGAATtggaaattttattatcatgtTTTATGGAAATACATTGCTTTTTATGCATTaattattctttatttattatatagcataaaaatgatacaTACTGATTATGTAAAGAAAATTTGCgcttataatttaataatgttgcatttacatatataataataaaattactTTTTGAAATACATATAACGTCGCACACaagtaaatattaataaataaatatatattatatacatatatatgagaAAACGAAAGCcgaattatataaaaatatattcgcACAAAATATGGACTGATATActtaatgtttttttttgttttaaatttattttattttattttttttaaacatttcagtagttttatatattgacGGCGAACTAAATAATACGCATATGAGTTTCAGAAAACATGAAAACATTGTAGCATATATATGacaaattaaagaaaaagctaatgtaaatgaaattataaacttttatatacttttaaacAATATGTGAATTCTActtatttcttcatttttattttttgtctAATTAAAACActtataattataactATTCACagtatatacattattatttaatgaCTATTACTTATAGTTCTTTGATTTATGCATGAACATTTTACAATTCccttttattaatataatgcGAAAACtcaattaatatatagcatacatatctttattaaaatataaaatttcatgaatatatatttaaattaattcatgaaaatttatatttatgcatatatacatatctACAcacttataaaaatatatagacttgtcattttttgttccaatttgaataaattattCTTAAACGTGCTATTTTatagtattttttgtaatttctatttctttatactcagtatatatttgaagTTCATGTTTGGTCATTcgtaatataatatatgtttgttttaattttaagaATAAGTATCAATGTAATATGCTTTATACtttatttacaattttaaatttattttaatttattttacattcatttttttatccttATTTAcaatgttttattaaattgagaatatgcttatattaaatgtaaTTACTATGTATGCATGAAGcgataaattatatttttctcaaattcgtatatatatgagtAAGTACCGATAAATGTCTATGCTGTGTATGTTTTGATGAAtaatattactatttattgattttatgcaatcattatatatattttatgtacttttttttgttcattcTTTTAGTGTTTCAATTGAGGCAAGCTTTCGTGTGCAtgtagtatatatatattatttacatatgTTTAATACATCTTTATCACTAttccataattttttcattattataactctttaaattttttattaactcCTTCTTATGCAAATTAAAtttctatataattaaggaatataaaaaggGCAGcgaaattataatataaataaacaaaaatattgaagataataaaatatataacagcTATTTTTGTAAAGGAGCCGGGGAATGTATGCTTACTTTTACATAATAGAAATAACATCGTGTAAATATTAAGGCAATTTTTAATGACTCAATGTTTgtagcatatatataaagagaTACACAACtagttatatatacagatattatatatatttgtgtttTTTGCGTTCCTCATGAACcttaatgaaaatatttcacAAAATGGATTTAATAACGCGATACAAGAAAATGACTATTCAATGAGCTTGGTATCAGAAGGTTTGGATGGAAGTGGAAATGATGATTATCgagaaaatgaaatagaggactatagaaataataggaaagaaaaatatgaggGTAACAATAATGCTAATACTCATGAATCgttgttaaaaaataataaggaTAATATCGACTCCAAGTTAGGTTTTGATATAAGGAATGTTCTGAGACATGCATATTTACCCGTATGcatagaaaaaatgaaagaagGAGAATACGTATATAAGtggaataataataatatatttcaaaaaaagacattaaaatttgtttatttagatacaaataattattgCATAAGATGGaattccaaaaaaaaaaaattaaaagaaaataagagtctatcattatatatatgtgatataataaaaatattagatGGATCTGAatctaaattttttaaaaaaaaagaagagaAGAGTTTATCCATTGAAATTATAAGTATAGATCGAAATCTAAAAGTTACCTTTTTAGATATTCAAAGATGGAAAATGTGGCTTTTTGGTTTAATGTACTATCATTATAAATTAGTTAATAAAAGTTCAAGAGAgcgaaaaaaattaaaaccTTTTATATACGAGtctaataaattatatgataattatataatatcagGATTAAAAGATATTAATGTTCTAACATTAtcacaattatatattattttaagaagtttaaatatttatataaatatgaaaatattatatcattatttttctatatataaaaataaaggcactataaattattatggttttacaaaaatattagaacatatattttcaaataatcatatttctattcattttaatatGTACAAAAACAATGACTCAAAttatatagataaaaatcaatttattaattttttaattgataTACAATGCGAAGGTAAATCTGAAGAACGTATATTCAGaattcacaaaaaaaataattaccCTCATTTAATTCAGGATAAGGTTGAACAAAATGAGGTAAGGAAACGAGAAGATAATCACGCACAAAATtggaataataatgaagTGAATACAAATCAACATATTGTTAAagacaaaaataaacataatattAGTGAACATATTtctaatgataataaaatatcgaaaaataattctatGATTGATGAAATAACAAATGGTTATGATTTAGATTATTGTGAATGGagaaatttaataaaaacattagATATTAGTGACAATCAAAATGAACATAATTTACAATGCAATGCTAATATCGAACTCAACAGTTTTATGATTTCTGACCATTCAAAACAATATGATAAAGATTATGTAAtgattttaaatatattgcgAGACAAATGTGGAGTTTCTTCTACTACTAATTATAATGATGAGTTTTATATGAACTCACATAAGAaatcagaaaaaaaatataaacgtgaaatatatgcatgtgaAGAAAACAACAGAAAAGAACAAACTAATGAAATCTCTAaagaagataaaaataaagacgatttttattttatacgaaccaatattatatacaagttattaaatacaataaaaaaatataatattccaTTTGTTATAATCAATGAAGGTAATCATTATTTGACACAAATTGGAttagtttattttttattatcaaaagAAAATAGTATTATGTGCCCAGAATATGCTAAGGtatatcaaaatatgaACTTGCCTTTATGTAACTATTGGATTAATAGTAGTCACAATAGTTACTTAGGTAGAAAACAGATATTTAGTGCAAGTAGTATCGagcaatatatatatatattaatagatGGGTGTAGATGTGTTGAATTTGATtgctattattttaataaaaatattgttgtATATCATGGTTTATATGGCTACAAATTAACATCGtccatattattttgtgaCACTTTAATTGCTTGCAAAATGTTTGGATTCTCAACATCACCCTATCCAATAATATTGTCATTAGAGATTCATTGTAAAGATAagcataaaaatttaatcgcaaaaattttaatatatattttaggTAATCAACTTTATATACCCAAAACAAAAGAcgaaattaataatataacacCAAATAATTGCAGAAATAAATTCTTagttaaatataaacattttgataataattatacttCAAGCTTTTATAGCATATTTGAAGGCTTAAAAAATGTCATGTATGACGAATTGGGATACTTCTCAGATATTATTAATGAACAGGAAGACATAGATGTTGATGAGCCAAAAGAATATGaaattatagaaaaaaaaaatgaagaatataataaaattagcattgaaaatcaaaatatggAATCAGAAAATCGggttaataattatatcgaacaaaataattctaaaaatactagttataaaaataatgaagttcagaaaaaaaataaaaatagtgatgaaaataatttgtttcgTAATGAAAATGTCCCACAAAGGGAGCAACATGAAGTAGACAATAATTACAATAGTAGTTCTAGTagtaattatttatatgaaaaaaatactattcATAAAACTcaaattaatgaaaaatatagaaaacaGGGTAACTGCTCAAATATTAATTCAGGATTCAACAATAGTAGCGCTCCCAATAATACTAACACTTCAGATGCTATTACAAATTGTGGTCAAAATGTGCCTGAAACTGCTCGCATGTCGAAggaggaaaataaaaaaaaacaaaataacgaaaaatataaaaataatatattaaacaaatGCTCATGCTTAAAAGGATATGTATTTAGAAATTTTCAGGAAAATAGAacatataatgaaatatgtTCTATtagtgaaaataaatttataaaattaattaaaaaacatgaaGATGATGTTATCAAATATAACCAAAAAACATTAACGCGTGTATATCCATCTGGCACTAGATTAGCTTCAACAAATTTTAACCCGCTTATTTTTTGGAGTGCTGGAATACAATTTGTTGCATTAAATTATCAATATAACGGCTTAAGCatgttattaaataaagGGAGATTTTTAGAAAACGGAGGAAAACATTCAggttatatattaaaaccCGAATTATTAcgatttaataaaaaacatgatTATAATGTCTTATCATTAAATATccaaatattatcattacatcaaattaatttgctattttcaattaaaaataaatatcaagaaaaaaaattaaaaaaggaacTATTCAAAATGGACATGATTCAACGTATACAAactcataaaaaaattagcaataaaaggaaaaaatttAAGTATTTGCAAAAATTGGAAAGAGAAAAGAAAAGCCCACTTCTTTCAGATATACAATCAGAtgatagtaaaaaaaaaaaaaaaattagtaatgaaacattattaaaaaaatttaaagatAATGACAATGATgttaattatattcataaaaaattcgcaaatattgaaaaagaaTATGAAGATATGTTGACAGaatataaatcatttttGTTATGTTCCACATTGTCCCATAGTAGTAGTTTTAATAGTTGTAGTAGCGTTACAACAACATCGAATAATACTACagattcaaataaaaaagtatcATCtaaatctaaaaaaaaaaatttttaccAGGCTTTTctagaattaaaaaaagcaaataatttatttttctatcTCTATGTTACTATTTCTATACATGGTTATAATGAGcaaaaatgttattttaaaacaGAAATCGCCAAAGTTAACTTCTATGACATAAATTATTGGTAAGTTCGTAATTAAAATTGAATTTGTTTTTCATCTTATAAAACAtgaacataaaaatttacaatttttcatatgttaaattatttaaactttttaaaattatttacctCACTTTATTAGTTGGCCCAAACCATCCAATTTccaaatgaaaataatacacCCATCACTGGCCCTTATCGTATTTGAATTAAAATCATATGTAAgttaacaaaatatattatttttcacgCATTTctaagaaataataaattcaattaaataaaatatccaAATTGTGACTAAATATAAtgtttatacattttttaatgatcAAGTAAaagcatatattttttttttttatacagGACACTGTAAAAAGTGATATTATTGCATGTGCTTGTTTCCCAGTGAAATGCTTAAGAGAAGggtaaagaaaaataaaatcccaaaacgaaaaaaatgaacaaaattaGTTTTTGTCTttgcataaatatttctaaaacatttgtttattattaatatttatgattttttttaaatgtagTATTCGATTCGTTCCGCTGTGTGACAAGCATTTAAAAGACATAAAAGGATCAGGGATTTTAGTTAACTTgaaatttgataaaataactgagaatatttaataatacgtttttatttatgtttaaaGATTGTGAGATTATGTatgaaattttatatggtttatatattaattttcactttgtaatttttttttaagctgttttgtttttaattttattttgtctGCATGACgaaaatatttgttaagGTTCAACGTATGTTttgtcatatttttaattatgttatatatatacatacatatatacgTTGCATTTGTTTAAGCATTTATTAAAACTTAATGGGGAATTTCCCCTTTTTCCATTGAACTCTATAAGTCacttatttaaataaatagagtatattttataatattatacaaaattataattgttactgttataaaaataagatatatttatgaagaaatatatataaatatagttgtgtatattaa contains the following coding sequences:
- a CDS encoding phosphoinositide-specific phospholipase C is translated as MNLNENISQNGFNNAIQENDYSMSLVSEGLDGSGNDDYRENEIEDYRNNRKEKYEGNNNANTHESLLKNNKDNIDSKLGFDIRNVLRHAYLPVCIEKMKEGEYVYKWNNNNIFQKKTLKFVYLDTNNYCIRWNSKKKKLKENKSLSLYICDIIKILDGSESKFFKKKEEKSLSIEIISIDRNLKVTFLDIQRWKMWLFGLMYYHYKLVNKSSRERKKLKPFIYESNKLYDNYIISGLKDINVLTLSQLYIILRSLNIYINMKILYHYFSIYKNKGTINYYGFTKILEHIFSNNHISIHFNMYKNNDSNYIDKNQFINFLIDIQCEGKSEERIFRIHKKNNYPHLIQDKVEQNEVRKREDNHAQNWNNNEVNTNQHIVKDKNKHNISEHISNDNKISKNNSMIDEITNGYDLDYCEWRNLIKTLDISDNQNEHNLQCNANIELNSFMISDHSKQYDKDYVMILNILRDKCGVSSTTNYNDEFYMNSHKKSEKKYKREIYACEENNRKEQTNEISKEDKNKDDFYFIRTNIIYKLLNTIKKYNIPFVIINEGNHYLTQIGLVYFLLSKENSIMCPEYAKVYQNMNLPLCNYWINSSHNSYLGRKQIFSASSIEQYIYILIDGCRCVEFDCYYFNKNIVVYHGLYGYKLTSSILFCDTLIACKMFGFSTSPYPIILSLEIHCKDKHKNLIAKILIYILGNQLYIPKTKDEINNITPNNCRNKFLVKYKHFDNNYTSSFYSIFEGLKNVMYDELGYFSDIINEQEDIDVDEPKEYEIIEKKNEEYNKISIENQNMESENRVNNYIEQNNSKNTSYKNNEVQKKNKNSDENNLFRNENVPQREQHEVDNNYNSSSSSNYLYEKNTIHKTQINEKYRKQGNCSNINSGFNNSSAPNNTNTSDAITNCGQNVPETARMSKEENKKKQNNEKYKNNILNKCSCLKGYVFRNFQENRTYNEICSISENKFIKLIKKHEDDVIKYNQKTLTRVYPSGTRLASTNFNPLIFWSAGIQFVALNYQYNGLSMLLNKGRFLENGGKHSGYILKPELLRFNKKHDYNVLSLNIQILSLHQINLLFSIKNKYQEKKLKKELFKMDMIQRIQTHKKISNKRKKFKYLQKLEREKKSPLLSDIQSDDSKKKKKISNETLLKKFKDNDNDVNYIHKKFANIEKEYEDMLTEYKSFLLCSTLSHSSSFNSCSSVTTTSNNTTDSNKKVSSKSKKKNFYQAFLELKKANNLFFYLYVTISIHGYNEQKCYFKTEIAKVNFYDINYCWPKPSNFQMKIIHPSLALIVFELKSYDTVKSDIIACACFPVKCLREGIRFVPLCDKHLKDIKGSGILVNLKFDKITENI